The Siniperca chuatsi isolate FFG_IHB_CAS linkage group LG2, ASM2008510v1, whole genome shotgun sequence genome window below encodes:
- the slc2a10 gene encoding solute carrier family 2, facilitated glucose transporter member 10 isoform X1 encodes MNPDLHSLTEMHTEQDTNNGSIPLLASVVSILGGVVFGYELGIISGALLQLKAEFRLSCVQQEALVSSLLIGALLASIVGGCLIDYHGRRNSILLSNVLILAGSLVLLISSYSALMVGRITVGFAMCISSMSCCIFVSEMVTPDRRGFLVTLYEAGITVGILTAYAMNYVLSDSKRGWKWMFGLAIVPTLIQLVSIWFVPSSTKESLRNRHCFQTERDLMSTIENQEADDSEVSSSLENKKVQYNSMYLFQRKDNMRTRTVIGLGLVLFQQFTGQPNVLFYASTIFHAVGFQSNASAVLASVGLGLVKVIATLTSMVFSDRVGRRPLLISGCSVMALGLITIGLLSGHSLMNAKRPCNAEDFNVNRTDLPHFTVGNRSAFDTPFDESQRLLNNNAQDEDVVLDKVRQKPPNTPLASSPSVHGTVVNWIILVCMMAVVSAYSVGFGPMTWLLLTEIFPAAIRGRAFAFTNCFNWAANLLVTFTFLNFIDAIGLSGTFLLYGMSAVAAGVFFYFMLPETKGKTLGEIDKELCFNRFYHSKECCGIISRRNTSPQYQRVHYQVTTSG; translated from the exons ATGAATCCAGACCTGCACAGCCTGACCGAAATGCACACGGAACAGGACACAAACAATGG CTCCATCCCTCTGCTGGCCAGTGTGGTGTCCATCCTGGGCGGCGTGGTCTTTGGTTATGAGTTGGGCATCATCTCAGGTGCTTTGCTGCAGCTCAAGGCAGAGTTCAGACTCTCATGTGTCCAGCAGGAGGCTCTGGTCAGCTCTTTGTTAATAGGAGCTCTGCTGGCCTCCATCGTGGGCGGCTGCTTGATTGACTACCACGGCCGCAGGAACTCCATCCTCCTCAGCAATGTCCTGATCCTGGCCGGCAGCCTGGTCCTGCTCATCAGCTCCTACTCTGCACTGATGGTGGGCAGGATCACAGTAGGCTTCGCCATGTGTATATCCTCCATGTCCTGCTGCATCTTTGTGTCCGAGATGGTTACGCCCGACCGCAGGGGCTTCCTGGTAACACTGTACGAAGCTGGGATCACTGTGGGCATCCTGACAGCTTATGCCATGAACTACGTCCTGTCTGACTCTAAAAGGGGGTGGAAGTGGATGTTTGGATTAGCCATTGTACCGACTTTGATTCAGCTGGTCTCCATCTGGTTTGTTCCATCCAGCACTAAGGAATCTTTACGCAATAGACATTGCTTTCAAACTGAAAGAGACCTCATGAGCACCATCGAAAACCAAGAAGCTGATGACTCAGAAGTTAGCTCCAGCTTGGAAAACAAGAAGGTTCAGTACAACAGCATGTACCTTTTCCAGCGTAAAGACAACATGAGGACTCGGACTGTTATTGGCCTCGGACTGGTGCTCTTTCAGCAGTTCACAGGCCAGCCGAATGTTCTCTTCTACGCCTCCACCATCTTCCACGCGGTGGGGTTTCAGAGCAATGCCTCGGCAGTGCTGGCGTCTGTGGGCTTGGGGTTAGTCAAAGTGATTGCTACTCTGACCTCCATGGTGTTTTCAGACAGGGTGGGCAGGAGGCCTCTGCTCATCAGTGGATGCTCTGTTATGGCACTGGGTCTGATAACCATTGGACTCCTCAGTGGACATTCGTTGATGAATGCTAAGAGGCCTTGTAATGCTGAGGACTTCAACGTTAACAGAACAGATCTACCTCATTTCACTGTTGGTAATCGGTCCGCTTTTGACACGCCTTTTGATGAGAGCCAAAGACTCCTTAATAACAACGCACAAGATGAAGATGTCGTACTTGATAAAGTTAGACAGAAACCACCGAACACTCCTCTGGCATCTTCTCCTAGCGTCCATGGCACAGTTGTGAACTGGATCATTCTGGTGTGCATGATGGCTGTTGTCAGCGCATACTCTGTTGGATTTGGACCAA TGACCTGGCTtctcctgactgaaatatttccaGCTGCTATCAGAGGAAGGGCATTCGCATTCACCAACTGCTTCAACTGGGCTGCCAACCTGTTGGTCACATTCACTTTCTTGAATTTTATTG ATGCAATTGGTCTGTCGGGGACGTTTCTTCTGTATGGGATGAGCGCTGTGGCAGCTGGAGTTTTCTTTTACTTCATGCTACCAGAGACCAAAGGGAAGACTCTGGGGGAGATCGACAAGGAGCTGTGTTTTAACAG GTTTTACCACAGTAAGGAATGCTGTGGCATCATCAGCCGGAGGAACACTTCCCCACAGTACCAGAGAGTGCACTATCAAGTTACCACCTCAGGGTGA
- the slc2a10 gene encoding solute carrier family 2, facilitated glucose transporter member 10 isoform X2 gives MNPDLHSLTEMHTEQDTNNGSIPLLASVVSILGGVVFGYELGIISGALLQLKAEFRLSCVQQEALVSSLLIGALLASIVGGCLIDYHGRRNSILLSNVLILAGSLVLLISSYSALMVGRITVGFAMCISSMSCCIFVSEMVTPDRRGFLVTLYEAGITVGILTAYAMNYVLSDSKRGWKWMFGLAIVPTLIQLVSIWFVPSSTKESLRNRHCFQTERDLMSTIENQEADDSEVSSSLENKKVQYNSMYLFQRKDNMRTRTVIGLGLVLFQQFTGQPNVLFYASTIFHAVGFQSNASAVLASVGLGLVKVIATLTSMVFSDRVGRRPLLISGCSVMALGLITIGLLSGHSLMNAKRPCNAEDFNVNRTDLPHFTVGNRSAFDTPFDESQRLLNNNAQDEDVVLDKVRQKPPNTPLASSPSVHGTVVNWIILVCMMAVVSAYSVGFGPMTWLLLTEIFPAAIRGRAFAFTNCFNWAANLLVTFTFLNFIDAIGLSGTFLLYGMSAVAAGVFFYFMLPETKGKTLGEIDKELCFNRFYHSKECCGIISRRNTSPQYQRVHYQVTTSG, from the exons ATGAATCCAGACCTGCACAGCCTGACCGAAATGCACACGGAACAGGACACAAACAATGG CTCCATCCCTCTGCTGGCCAGTGTGGTGTCCATCCTGGGCGGCGTGGTCTTTGGTTATGAGTTGGGCATCATCTCAGGTGCTTTGCTGCAGCTCAAGGCAGAGTTCAGACTCTCATGTGTCCAGCAGGAGGCTCTGGTCAGCTCTTTGTTAATAGGAGCTCTGCTGGCCTCCATCGTGGGCGGCTGCTTGATTGACTACCACGGCCGCAGGAACTCCATCCTCCTCAGCAATGTCCTGATCCTGGCCGGCAGCCTGGTCCTGCTCATCAGCTCCTACTCTGCACTGATGGTGGGCAGGATCACAGTAGGCTTCGCCATGTGTATATCCTCCATGTCCTGCTGCATCTTTGTGTCCGAGATGGTTACGCCCGACCGCAGGGGCTTCCTGGTAACACTGTACGAAGCTGGGATCACTGTGGGCATCCTGACAGCTTATGCCATGAACTACGTCCTGTCTGACTCTAAAAGGGGGTGGAAGTGGATGTTTGGATTAGCCATTGTACCGACTTTGATTCAGCTGGTCTCCATCTGGTTTGTTCCATCCAGCACTAAGGAATCTTTACGCAATAGACATTGCTTTCAAACTGAAAGAGACCTCATGAGCACCATCGAAAACCAAGAAGCTGATGACTCAGAAGTTAGCTCCAGCTTGGAAAACAAGAAGGTTCAGTACAACAGCATGTACCTTTTCCAGCGTAAAGACAACATGAGGACTCGGACTGTTATTGGCCTCGGACTGGTGCTCTTTCAGCAGTTCACAGGCCAGCCGAATGTTCTCTTCTACGCCTCCACCATCTTCCACGCGGTGGGGTTTCAGAGCAATGCCTCGGCAGTGCTGGCGTCTGTGGGCTTGGGGTTAGTCAAAGTGATTGCTACTCTGACCTCCATGGTGTTTTCAGACAGGGTGGGCAGGAGGCCTCTGCTCATCAGTGGATGCTCTGTTATGGCACTGGGTCTGATAACCATTGGACTCCTCAGTGGACATTCGTTGATGAATGCTAAGAGGCCTTGTAATGCTGAGGACTTCAACGTTAACAGAACAGATCTACCTCATTTCACTGTTGGTAATCGGTCCGCTTTTGACACGCCTTTTGATGAGAGCCAAAGACTCCTTAATAACAACGCACAAGATGAAGATGTCGTACTTGATAAAGTTAGACAGAAACCACCGAACACTCCTCTGGCATCTTCTCCTAGCGTCCATGGCACAGTTGTGAACTGGATCATTCTGGTGTGCATGATGGCTGTTGTCAGCGCATACTCTGTTGGATTTGGACCAA TGACCTGGCTtctcctgactgaaatatttccaGCTGCTATCAGAGGAAGGGCATTCGCATTCACCAACTGCTTCAACTGGGCTGCCAACCTGTTGGTCACATTCACTTTCTTGAATTTTATTG ATGCAATTGGTCTGTCGGGGACGTTTCTTCTGTATGGGATGAGCGCTGTGGCAGCTGGAGTTTTCTTTTACTTCATGCTACCAGAGACCAAAGGGAAGACTCTGGGGGAGATCGACAAGGAGCTGTGTTTTAACAG GTTTTACCACAGTAAGGAATGCTGTGGCATCATCAGCCGGAGGAACACTTCCCCACAGTACCAGAGAGTGCACTATCAAGTTACCACCTCAGG atga
- the slc2a10 gene encoding solute carrier family 2, facilitated glucose transporter member 10 isoform X3 encodes MGSSIPLLASVVSILGGVVFGYELGIISGALLQLKAEFRLSCVQQEALVSSLLIGALLASIVGGCLIDYHGRRNSILLSNVLILAGSLVLLISSYSALMVGRITVGFAMCISSMSCCIFVSEMVTPDRRGFLVTLYEAGITVGILTAYAMNYVLSDSKRGWKWMFGLAIVPTLIQLVSIWFVPSSTKESLRNRHCFQTERDLMSTIENQEADDSEVSSSLENKKVQYNSMYLFQRKDNMRTRTVIGLGLVLFQQFTGQPNVLFYASTIFHAVGFQSNASAVLASVGLGLVKVIATLTSMVFSDRVGRRPLLISGCSVMALGLITIGLLSGHSLMNAKRPCNAEDFNVNRTDLPHFTVGNRSAFDTPFDESQRLLNNNAQDEDVVLDKVRQKPPNTPLASSPSVHGTVVNWIILVCMMAVVSAYSVGFGPMTWLLLTEIFPAAIRGRAFAFTNCFNWAANLLVTFTFLNFIDAIGLSGTFLLYGMSAVAAGVFFYFMLPETKGKTLGEIDKELCFNRFYHSKECCGIISRRNTSPQYQRVHYQVTTSG; translated from the exons ATGG GTAGCTCCATCCCTCTGCTGGCCAGTGTGGTGTCCATCCTGGGCGGCGTGGTCTTTGGTTATGAGTTGGGCATCATCTCAGGTGCTTTGCTGCAGCTCAAGGCAGAGTTCAGACTCTCATGTGTCCAGCAGGAGGCTCTGGTCAGCTCTTTGTTAATAGGAGCTCTGCTGGCCTCCATCGTGGGCGGCTGCTTGATTGACTACCACGGCCGCAGGAACTCCATCCTCCTCAGCAATGTCCTGATCCTGGCCGGCAGCCTGGTCCTGCTCATCAGCTCCTACTCTGCACTGATGGTGGGCAGGATCACAGTAGGCTTCGCCATGTGTATATCCTCCATGTCCTGCTGCATCTTTGTGTCCGAGATGGTTACGCCCGACCGCAGGGGCTTCCTGGTAACACTGTACGAAGCTGGGATCACTGTGGGCATCCTGACAGCTTATGCCATGAACTACGTCCTGTCTGACTCTAAAAGGGGGTGGAAGTGGATGTTTGGATTAGCCATTGTACCGACTTTGATTCAGCTGGTCTCCATCTGGTTTGTTCCATCCAGCACTAAGGAATCTTTACGCAATAGACATTGCTTTCAAACTGAAAGAGACCTCATGAGCACCATCGAAAACCAAGAAGCTGATGACTCAGAAGTTAGCTCCAGCTTGGAAAACAAGAAGGTTCAGTACAACAGCATGTACCTTTTCCAGCGTAAAGACAACATGAGGACTCGGACTGTTATTGGCCTCGGACTGGTGCTCTTTCAGCAGTTCACAGGCCAGCCGAATGTTCTCTTCTACGCCTCCACCATCTTCCACGCGGTGGGGTTTCAGAGCAATGCCTCGGCAGTGCTGGCGTCTGTGGGCTTGGGGTTAGTCAAAGTGATTGCTACTCTGACCTCCATGGTGTTTTCAGACAGGGTGGGCAGGAGGCCTCTGCTCATCAGTGGATGCTCTGTTATGGCACTGGGTCTGATAACCATTGGACTCCTCAGTGGACATTCGTTGATGAATGCTAAGAGGCCTTGTAATGCTGAGGACTTCAACGTTAACAGAACAGATCTACCTCATTTCACTGTTGGTAATCGGTCCGCTTTTGACACGCCTTTTGATGAGAGCCAAAGACTCCTTAATAACAACGCACAAGATGAAGATGTCGTACTTGATAAAGTTAGACAGAAACCACCGAACACTCCTCTGGCATCTTCTCCTAGCGTCCATGGCACAGTTGTGAACTGGATCATTCTGGTGTGCATGATGGCTGTTGTCAGCGCATACTCTGTTGGATTTGGACCAA TGACCTGGCTtctcctgactgaaatatttccaGCTGCTATCAGAGGAAGGGCATTCGCATTCACCAACTGCTTCAACTGGGCTGCCAACCTGTTGGTCACATTCACTTTCTTGAATTTTATTG ATGCAATTGGTCTGTCGGGGACGTTTCTTCTGTATGGGATGAGCGCTGTGGCAGCTGGAGTTTTCTTTTACTTCATGCTACCAGAGACCAAAGGGAAGACTCTGGGGGAGATCGACAAGGAGCTGTGTTTTAACAG GTTTTACCACAGTAAGGAATGCTGTGGCATCATCAGCCGGAGGAACACTTCCCCACAGTACCAGAGAGTGCACTATCAAGTTACCACCTCAGGGTGA
- the csnk2a4 gene encoding casein kinase II subunit alpha isoform X1: MSGPVPSRARVYAEVNTHRPREYWDYESHVVEWGNQDDFQLVRKLGRGKYSEVFEAINITNNEKVVVKILKPVKKKKIKREIKILENLRGGPNIISLIDIVKDPVRDEPTSCASLSISLGLGKYVSSRTPALVFEHVNNTDFKQLYQTLTDYDIRFYMYEILKALDYCHSMGIMHRDVKPHNVMIDHEHRKLRLIDWGLAEFYHPGQEYNVRVASRYFKGPELLVDYQMYDYSLDMWSLGCMLASMIFRKEPFFHGHDNYDQLVRIAKVLGTEDLYDYIDKYNIELEPRFNDILGRHSRKRWERFVHSENQHLVSPEALDFLDKLLRYDHQARLTAREAMDHPYFFPIVKDQSRVAGSANLPSGNTAVSTASMITGISALPASTALGPLTGSPVLSATTNALSTPVPAAAGAPQ; this comes from the exons ATGTCAGGACCCGTGCCGAGCCGGGCCCGAGTGTACGCAGAGGTCAACACTCACCGGCCCAGGGAGTACTGGGACTATGAGTCCCACGTGGTTGAATGGGG AAACCAGGATGACTTTCAGTTGGTGCGGAAGCTAGGGCGTGGCAAATACAGTGAAGTGTTTGAGGCAATCAACATCACCAATAATGAGAAGGTGGTGGTGAAGATACTCAAG CCcgtgaagaaaaagaaaatcaagcgTGAGATCAAGATTTTGGAGAACCTACGTGGAGGTCCTAACATAATCTCCCTCATCGATATTGTGAAAGACCCTGTA CGTGATGAGCCCACCAGCTGTGCAAGCTTATCGATTTCACTTGGGCTTGGGAAGTATGTATCT tccCGGACCCCCGCCTTGGTCTTTGAACATGTTAACAACACAGACTTCAAG CAACTGTACCAGACCCTGACAGACTATGACATCAGGTTCTACATGTACGAGATCCTCAAG GCCCTGGACTACTGCCACAGCATGGGAATCATGCATAGAGATGTGAAGCCACATAACGTGATGATTGATCATGAACACCGCAAG TTGCGCCTTATAGACTGGGGTCTGGCTGAGTTTTACCACCCTGGACAGGAGTACAACGTCAGAGTCGCCTCTCGCTACTTTAAAGGACCTGAGCTCCTGGTGGACTATCAG atgtATGACTACAGTCTGGATATGTGGAGCTTAGGCTGTATGTTGGCGAGCATGATCTTCAGGAAGGAGCCCTTCTTCCATGGCCATGACAACTATGACCAG TTGGTGAGAATAGCCAAGGTTCTGGGGACTGAAGACCTCTACGACTACATTGACAAGTACAATATTGAGCTGGAACCTCGCTTCAATGACATTCTGGGAAG GCATTCTCGTAAGCGGTGGGAGCGCTTTGTCCACAGTGAGAACCAGCACCTGGTCAGCCCAGAGGCTCTGGATTTCCTAGACAAGCTGCTGCGCTACGATCACCAGGCCCGGCTGACTGCCCGTGAGGCCATGGATCACCCATACTTCT TTCCCATTGTGAAAGATCAGTCTCGCGTGGCTGGATCAGCCAACCTGCCCAGTGGGAACACAGCTGTTAGCACAGCCAGCATGATCACTG GTATCTCTGCCTTGCCAGCCTCTACTGCCCTGGGCCCTCTCACTGGGTCGCCGGTCCTGTCTGCAACCACCAACGCCCTGAGCACCCCGGTGCCCGCTGCTGCTGGTgccccacagtga
- the csnk2a4 gene encoding casein kinase II subunit alpha isoform X2, giving the protein MSGPVPSRARVYAEVNTHRPREYWDYESHVVEWGNQDDFQLVRKLGRGKYSEVFEAINITNNEKVVVKILKPVKKKKIKREIKILENLRGGPNIISLIDIVKDPVSRTPALVFEHVNNTDFKQLYQTLTDYDIRFYMYEILKALDYCHSMGIMHRDVKPHNVMIDHEHRKLRLIDWGLAEFYHPGQEYNVRVASRYFKGPELLVDYQMYDYSLDMWSLGCMLASMIFRKEPFFHGHDNYDQLVRIAKVLGTEDLYDYIDKYNIELEPRFNDILGRHSRKRWERFVHSENQHLVSPEALDFLDKLLRYDHQARLTAREAMDHPYFFPIVKDQSRVAGSANLPSGNTAVSTASMITGISALPASTALGPLTGSPVLSATTNALSTPVPAAAGAPQ; this is encoded by the exons ATGTCAGGACCCGTGCCGAGCCGGGCCCGAGTGTACGCAGAGGTCAACACTCACCGGCCCAGGGAGTACTGGGACTATGAGTCCCACGTGGTTGAATGGGG AAACCAGGATGACTTTCAGTTGGTGCGGAAGCTAGGGCGTGGCAAATACAGTGAAGTGTTTGAGGCAATCAACATCACCAATAATGAGAAGGTGGTGGTGAAGATACTCAAG CCcgtgaagaaaaagaaaatcaagcgTGAGATCAAGATTTTGGAGAACCTACGTGGAGGTCCTAACATAATCTCCCTCATCGATATTGTGAAAGACCCTGTA tccCGGACCCCCGCCTTGGTCTTTGAACATGTTAACAACACAGACTTCAAG CAACTGTACCAGACCCTGACAGACTATGACATCAGGTTCTACATGTACGAGATCCTCAAG GCCCTGGACTACTGCCACAGCATGGGAATCATGCATAGAGATGTGAAGCCACATAACGTGATGATTGATCATGAACACCGCAAG TTGCGCCTTATAGACTGGGGTCTGGCTGAGTTTTACCACCCTGGACAGGAGTACAACGTCAGAGTCGCCTCTCGCTACTTTAAAGGACCTGAGCTCCTGGTGGACTATCAG atgtATGACTACAGTCTGGATATGTGGAGCTTAGGCTGTATGTTGGCGAGCATGATCTTCAGGAAGGAGCCCTTCTTCCATGGCCATGACAACTATGACCAG TTGGTGAGAATAGCCAAGGTTCTGGGGACTGAAGACCTCTACGACTACATTGACAAGTACAATATTGAGCTGGAACCTCGCTTCAATGACATTCTGGGAAG GCATTCTCGTAAGCGGTGGGAGCGCTTTGTCCACAGTGAGAACCAGCACCTGGTCAGCCCAGAGGCTCTGGATTTCCTAGACAAGCTGCTGCGCTACGATCACCAGGCCCGGCTGACTGCCCGTGAGGCCATGGATCACCCATACTTCT TTCCCATTGTGAAAGATCAGTCTCGCGTGGCTGGATCAGCCAACCTGCCCAGTGGGAACACAGCTGTTAGCACAGCCAGCATGATCACTG GTATCTCTGCCTTGCCAGCCTCTACTGCCCTGGGCCCTCTCACTGGGTCGCCGGTCCTGTCTGCAACCACCAACGCCCTGAGCACCCCGGTGCCCGCTGCTGCTGGTgccccacagtga